CGTTCCGGCATATCAAACTTTACCGATCCTTATGATAGAAATCCCTGACAACTTGCGTTATCAGGCCTTTTTCGCCCTGCACGGCCTCGAATTTCAAGTCCAACATCCTCATCATGTACAAGGCGAAAGGATACTGCTTTCCTCCCAGCGTACCCCATAGATGGTTGACTTCCTCCATGGTCGGGGAATACAGGTCAAAAATGAATTTGAAGGTTTCCAATCTATCGAGCTGATTAAGCGGGTGGGTCGTTGTGGCTATTGATTGAGGAGCCACATCGTCCTGGGTAAATACATTTCTGAACTGAAAATAACGAATGGCCCTCGATAATACGAGCAGCGCATTGGTGTAATTCGAATGAGTAGCTGCCACTAAAATCAGGAAATTAAGGAAAACAGGCGGATTTTCATAAGTGGCTTTAAGTGCAGCTTCATTTCGTGTATAGTTCGGTAGATTCTTCAGGGTTCTTTCTTCTCTGATATTAACGATCGATAAATATAGCTTCTCTCTTGATAAGCCGCTATTGCTCGCGCCTGAAGTAAACCCTTCAGCTAAATTTCCGAGCGCCACCTGGTGGGAGCCAGCCCCGTAATTTTCAGCAAGATGCGCATTCAACTCGTTCACAACGATATTCAATGCATGTGAAATCATAATGGCATGAATAAGGCCCTTATCAAAGTCTATAAAGGCTGCACCGCCCCCGTTAAAATTCAATCGTTTAAAAAAAAGTATTTAGTTATAGCCAATTTATTATATTTTTTATTTATTTTGTCAAGAAAAGTTTTTAATTGTTTCACGATTCAGGAATTCAGAATTGAAAACTTAAAAAAAAAGATCATGTTTATAAATTTAACGAATTCACTTATGAACCAGTTTATTTACTGTGTATGTATTAAATTGCAAAAGCTTTAAAATACTCTGAATAATAGAATCGTGTCGACGGCTTCACAATATCGACTAAATAAAAAACATAGAGCCTTCTTGCCTCTGGATCCGCCACAATTCTGCCGCAATCCGGTCTTGATTTGTGTTTGTTTTAAGGCCAATTAAGGTTGCTTCGGCCCGATTCAGGTTAATTCGCTAGAATGCTTATGGAATTGAGTTTGACGAAGCCGGGTATTTTTCGATTCGGGATTCCAGGAATCTTCCCGAACGCGGTGCTCCCAGTCTGTCACCAAATTGTAACCGAATCTACCTTAAGAGGCATAAAAGGACAGAAAGGGCGGAATATACGGAATGGGTCTAAGGGCCTGAAAAGGCACAGAAATTCAAAAATGTGCAGGTATAAGGCCTAGTTACATTTTATTATCAAAACGAACTCTCAAGGCTAAAACCGGGGTTCGAATCCCCGTAGGACCGCCAGAAAAATCAAGGGGTTACGCGCCTGCGTAACCCCTTTCTCTTTTCCAGTGCCACCAAATTTCGTAACCAGTTTGGCATTGCAACTAAAATAACCTTTTAAAATCAGCGTCCACGCACAAAAACAGGAAGTTCATTAAGCACTTCCTCCAGCTAACTCCATTTAGCCCACGTATACTTGCCGAAAAAAGGTGCTGGGAGCGCGATGTGATATCGCGCCATTCGGCCCTCGAAGGCTCAAATTCCCGTGAATGGATCCTCAGACTTACGTTATCTGCCCCCAGTTAATGTACCGCTTCCAAAGTTAGATTAGTGCAAAAAGGCGTTAGCGTCGCCTTTAGTGCTTAGTTGGTTCCGGCCAAGTATGGAATTCCGATGCTCCGTTACGCCAGGCAAGGCACCAGGGGAAAATAAAATCGGCTCTGTATCGAGAAAGGGAGCCAAGAGTATCACTCCTTGAACATCGCATCGAGCCTCTGAAGCCTTTCAGGCACCATCTGCATGGGCGTGCCTGTAAGTATTCCGCTTACTGTCCTGAAAGGCTTGCCTATGTGCATGCCCTTGCCGTCGATTAAAAACTCGCGGATGTCCTTGTCGTGCATCGACCCGCGCATCTTGAGGACCGTGAGCCCACGGAGCATTTCGCCGTACATCTCGACGTAGCGTAACAGTATTATGGAATCGGTTATGGTCGATATGTGCGCCTCGGTTATAGAGGTGCCGCCGATAAGGTTCGATGTCGTTGCGGTAAAAAGGCCCGCCACCTCCTGGTGCTTTATGAACGAGGTCAGGCTTATGACGAACTCGCGGAAGCCCTTTGTGGTCGATACCCGCTCCAGGGCCGAAAGGCTGTCCACCGC
This sequence is a window from Deltaproteobacteria bacterium. Protein-coding genes within it:
- a CDS encoding DUF4255 domain-containing protein; translated protein: MISHALNIVVNELNAHLAENYGAGSHQVALGNLAEGFTSGASNSGLSREKLYLSIVNIREERTLKNLPNYTRNEAALKATYENPPVFLNFLILVAATHSNYTNALLVLSRAIRYFQFRNVFTQDDVAPQSIATTTHPLNQLDRLETFKFIFDLYSPTMEEVNHLWGTLGGKQYPFALYMMRMLDLKFEAVQGEKGLITQVVRDFYHKDR